The bacterium genome includes a region encoding these proteins:
- the srlD gene encoding sorbitol-6-phosphate dehydrogenase: MCEARFDKKIVLVTGGAQGLGEAISKRFASEGATVLVADINEDGAKATAENIANEYGVKTQGIKMNVTDDFEVHSTMEKIEQDFGRLDVLVSNAGILKAHAIEEFPVSEWRMVMEVNLVGYMICAKHACQIMMKQKSGNIVQVNSKSGKKGSFRNSAYAASKFGGIGLTQSLALEMAPHGVRVNSVCPGNLLEGTLWQNSLFKQYSETQGISIEEVKKKYMDQVPLGRSCTYDDITNVVTFLASDQASYMTGQAINVTGGQEMR, translated from the coding sequence ATGTGTGAAGCAAGGTTTGATAAGAAAATAGTGCTGGTCACCGGTGGGGCACAGGGCCTTGGTGAAGCAATAAGCAAGAGGTTTGCCTCCGAGGGAGCAACAGTGCTCGTAGCGGACATCAACGAGGACGGCGCCAAGGCGACTGCCGAGAACATCGCCAATGAATATGGTGTAAAGACACAGGGCATCAAGATGAACGTCACGGATGATTTTGAGGTCCATTCCACAATGGAGAAGATCGAACAAGACTTCGGTCGGCTGGACGTGCTAGTCTCGAACGCCGGAATCCTTAAGGCGCATGCCATCGAGGAGTTTCCCGTCAGCGAGTGGAGAATGGTGATGGAGGTCAATCTGGTCGGATATATGATCTGCGCGAAGCATGCCTGCCAGATCATGATGAAACAAAAGAGCGGAAACATTGTTCAGGTCAACTCCAAGTCCGGAAAGAAAGGCTCTTTCCGCAACTCGGCGTATGCAGCCAGCAAATTCGGCGGCATCGGCCTCACTCAGAGCCTTGCCCTGGAGATGGCTCCTCATGGTGTGCGTGTGAACTCTGTCTGCCCGGGCAACCTGCTCGAGGGCACACTCTGGCAAAACAGTCTCTTCAAGCAGTATTCCGAGACTCAAGGCATATCAATCGAAGAAGTAAAAAAGAAATATATGGACCAGGTCCCACTTGGGCGCAGCTGCACCTATGATGATATCACAAATGTGGTCACATTCCTTGCTTCAGACCAGGCAAGCTATATGACCGGCCAAGCGATCAACGTCACAGGCGGCCAGGAGATGAGATAA
- a CDS encoding zinc-binding dehydrogenase — MSDVISKYKALDYKMPEQNLAWRMHEAGVENFGKDGTDVLPISKPGPDEVLLRVDTIGICFSDVKLITQGSSHPRITGRDMQKEPVTPGHEVSLTVVEAGANYRDTYKPGDRFIVQADVYYKGKNIAFGYALPGGMEQFVTVGEPVLNGDEGSYLIPVKPETGYAEAALVEPWTCVVASYRIKPRKSLQPGGVTLIVEVEDGNWELGDSICANGAPGKIILAGVSDPLKSKICGRGGCSAEVIEIDKLQPEQVKALSQERTGDKGFNDVIVLGTPSPELAEALSACLAHEAVMAILADKPISRPLQVDVGRVHYDYIDYIGARSNKVSDAYSRSRDSEFTPGGTAWFIGAAGPMGQMHVQRAAKMTNGPKKILCTDVDNARLNYLKSGVADAAKANGIEMVFLNPMEAGMDAQQKAIDEMTGGKGFDDVVVLAPVSALIAGAVKHLAEDGLMNIFAGVPRGTIATIDLSVTYLNGSRFVGSSGSRPQDMVDTLAYTESGELPARSSMAAVGGIDAMADGVMAVKTQKFPGKTVIFPHIKLPLTALTDLDKVLPSVYAKLKDGTFWTPEAEEELLKSKLEI; from the coding sequence ATGAGCGATGTAATAAGCAAATATAAGGCTTTGGATTATAAGATGCCGGAGCAAAACCTTGCCTGGCGTATGCACGAGGCAGGAGTGGAGAACTTCGGCAAGGACGGTACGGATGTGCTTCCAATTTCCAAACCCGGACCTGATGAGGTGCTCCTGCGGGTCGACACGATTGGTATCTGTTTTTCTGACGTAAAGTTGATAACCCAAGGTTCGAGTCACCCGAGAATTACCGGTCGTGACATGCAAAAAGAGCCGGTGACGCCCGGCCATGAGGTCTCCCTGACTGTAGTCGAGGCGGGTGCAAACTATAGAGATACATACAAGCCGGGCGACCGCTTTATCGTGCAGGCCGATGTCTACTATAAGGGCAAAAATATAGCCTTTGGTTATGCTCTGCCGGGTGGTATGGAGCAGTTCGTCACTGTCGGTGAGCCTGTGTTGAATGGCGATGAGGGTTCGTATCTGATCCCTGTGAAACCCGAGACCGGTTACGCTGAGGCGGCACTTGTAGAACCGTGGACTTGTGTAGTTGCGTCATATCGGATCAAGCCGAGAAAGAGTCTGCAACCTGGTGGAGTCACTTTGATCGTCGAGGTCGAGGATGGCAACTGGGAACTGGGTGACTCGATATGTGCAAACGGTGCGCCCGGCAAGATTATCCTGGCGGGTGTGAGTGATCCTCTGAAGTCAAAAATCTGCGGACGCGGAGGATGCAGCGCCGAAGTCATCGAGATTGACAAGCTCCAGCCAGAACAAGTCAAAGCTCTTTCGCAGGAACGCACCGGCGATAAGGGATTCAACGATGTGATTGTGCTCGGCACTCCCAGTCCTGAGCTTGCCGAAGCCTTGAGCGCTTGTCTTGCTCACGAAGCCGTCATGGCGATCTTGGCTGATAAGCCGATAAGCAGGCCGCTGCAGGTGGATGTCGGTCGAGTCCATTATGACTACATCGACTACATCGGCGCAAGGTCCAACAAGGTCTCCGATGCCTACTCAAGGAGCCGCGACAGCGAGTTTACACCCGGTGGCACGGCCTGGTTTATAGGCGCGGCGGGTCCGATGGGACAGATGCACGTCCAGCGCGCAGCAAAAATGACAAACGGTCCTAAGAAGATTCTATGCACGGACGTGGACAACGCCCGTTTGAACTATCTCAAATCCGGCGTGGCTGATGCGGCAAAAGCGAACGGCATCGAGATGGTCTTTTTGAACCCCATGGAAGCCGGGATGGATGCTCAGCAAAAGGCCATCGACGAAATGACTGGCGGCAAAGGCTTCGATGACGTAGTGGTGCTGGCTCCTGTTTCGGCATTGATCGCAGGAGCCGTCAAGCATCTGGCTGAAGACGGTCTTATGAATATCTTTGCAGGGGTTCCCCGTGGGACCATAGCCACGATCGACTTGAGCGTTACATATTTGAACGGGTCACGGTTCGTTGGATCGAGTGGTTCCAGACCGCAGGACATGGTGGACACACTGGCTTATACAGAATCAGGCGAACTACCCGCACGAAGCTCCATGGCGGCAGTCGGTGGTATCGATGCGATGGCAGATGGTGTGATGGCCGTAAAAACACAGAAGTTCCCCGGCAAGACCGTTATATTCCCACATATAAAGCTGCCGCTTACCGCTCTGACTGATCTGGACAAGGTGCTTCCAAGTGTCTATGCAAAACTCAAAGACGGCACATTCTGGACACCGGAAGCAGAGGAAGAGCTGCTCAAGAGCAAGTTGGAGATATAA
- a CDS encoding phosphatase PAP2 family protein has protein sequence MKLKTFSRALFALLIILWAFPAYADSSAASVVSDLTGPLILAGELSLYYSGTNGRQEAVDGAKALFATAAITELLKHTVHEKRLESNEDDSFPSAHTAVVFAMATTLADYQPDIKWAAYGTASAIGWSRVEEREHRWRDVIAGALIGHYVARHFTGSHVAITPGGLAYQTVW, from the coding sequence TTGAAACTGAAAACTTTTTCCAGAGCGCTATTTGCATTACTGATAATACTATGGGCATTTCCAGCATATGCGGACAGCAGCGCGGCAAGCGTGGTCTCTGACCTGACAGGGCCATTAATCTTGGCCGGTGAGCTTAGTCTGTATTATTCCGGCACAAATGGCAGACAGGAAGCCGTTGATGGGGCTAAAGCGCTGTTTGCAACCGCAGCAATTACAGAGCTTCTAAAGCATACGGTCCATGAAAAGCGACTCGAAAGCAATGAAGATGACAGTTTCCCCAGTGCGCACACCGCAGTCGTGTTTGCTATGGCAACTACACTTGCAGACTACCAACCCGATATCAAGTGGGCGGCATACGGCACTGCATCTGCAATCGGGTGGTCACGCGTAGAGGAAAGGGAGCACCGGTGGAGAGATGTTATTGCCGGCGCGCTCATAGGTCATTATGTGGCACGGCATTTCACCGGCAGTCATGTCGCAATAACTCCAGGCGGCCTGGCATACCAGACCGTCTGGTAA
- a CDS encoding SLBB domain-containing protein, with product MFVEGAVAEQTNAEKLQESEVLIQQKMADIKGVLEDITTRIDALRRQTYRPMQEDMDRLTRDIKAAETELSKIDITTLSPLTRLQREQLQDKMFECDLSMEILSRRWNSDWDVFGMDFFQSPPPVASLDNRQVPDNYVIRKGDTLLIVVHSSLGAQDEYSRQVDNLGDITLPGAGRVAAAGRTALSLQKVLAGRISSRFRQLTVDVIVQAMSPVQIQVTGDAVRPGTYVLNGLATVTNALYQAGGPKKTGSMRHISLLRSGHPAQNIDLYDFVLKGNKDKDVILKGGDSIFIYPVGPTVVVSGEVIRPGRYEPDFPITLGQAIKMAGGTKPGGFLKSVQVERVENGEYRVLLSENIDGKSSFTLQPGDQVIISTVRQDPTNQVEINGLVGVPGMYGFKEGMRVSELIRMAQGLVKDKEVYGPRADVLRIEPLKGTQIISFNLDKALNDDISNNIELHKLDRVFVYSPDQVAFQPKLVSLIGCVARPGTYKRSGGMRVSDAIAAGGGVLPQAYLQRADLFRTKPDNTTSLIRVDLQAALSGDTDANVELQDRDKLTIYTHDEVQWQNHTVRIEGAVQKAGTYTRSENMRVSDLIFLAGGLMPEAADSIEVAHLSQLGCSVVNKIRVAELKPNSKADILLGDLDVVTVPSVNPYLREPNVVFIDGEVAKPGPYVLTGPDDKLTDLIKRAGGLTQYADVNGLLFLRNKDTFENEHQNQDSDIILDKSRLFADKQFLTQLAQMGVKLPENFILSTNKNSDDLTKPADVHGDLKTQDELAQASMSANAEYNQKAEEVIQALAKEKQPDQLSAMGAPVDEQNLDNSAEYKSQMPQITSARISIDLVSALKDSNSPNNLALRNGDRIHIPKITTVVTVIGSVLHPHSFAANTGQGVDYYIKRSGGYAQDAARGNVVVVRPNGDALPKADVKSVNAGDIIVVPNSGLIDIAKKWERAGTVTKVISDVFSSLYVLTKL from the coding sequence ATGTTTGTGGAAGGTGCTGTTGCTGAGCAAACAAATGCCGAGAAGTTACAGGAATCAGAAGTATTGATCCAGCAGAAAATGGCGGATATAAAGGGTGTGCTTGAAGACATTACAACCCGCATTGACGCTCTGCGTAGACAAACATATCGACCTATGCAGGAAGACATGGACCGCTTAACCAGAGATATTAAGGCAGCTGAAACCGAACTTAGTAAGATAGATATTACTACACTCTCCCCACTTACACGACTGCAGCGTGAGCAGCTCCAGGACAAGATGTTCGAATGCGATCTGTCTATGGAGATACTAAGCCGACGCTGGAACAGCGATTGGGACGTCTTCGGAATGGATTTTTTCCAGAGCCCACCACCAGTTGCATCGCTGGATAACAGACAAGTGCCGGATAATTATGTCATTAGAAAAGGTGATACTCTTCTTATTGTTGTCCACAGCAGTCTGGGCGCTCAGGATGAGTATTCACGCCAGGTGGACAATCTCGGAGACATAACACTGCCCGGAGCAGGACGAGTGGCAGCTGCTGGTCGAACCGCATTAAGCCTGCAGAAAGTGTTGGCAGGAAGGATATCATCCAGATTCCGACAGTTAACGGTGGATGTTATTGTCCAGGCCATGTCGCCGGTTCAGATACAGGTAACAGGTGATGCAGTCAGACCAGGAACCTATGTGCTTAACGGCCTGGCAACCGTTACAAACGCTCTTTATCAAGCAGGCGGTCCAAAAAAGACCGGGTCAATGCGGCATATATCGCTTCTGAGAAGTGGCCACCCAGCGCAGAATATTGATCTATACGATTTTGTTCTGAAAGGCAACAAAGACAAGGACGTCATCCTCAAAGGCGGAGATTCAATATTTATTTATCCAGTGGGTCCGACAGTTGTGGTAAGTGGTGAGGTGATTCGTCCAGGACGCTATGAACCGGATTTCCCAATAACCCTCGGGCAAGCAATTAAAATGGCAGGGGGTACGAAACCGGGCGGTTTTCTAAAGAGTGTTCAAGTAGAACGTGTTGAAAATGGCGAATACAGGGTGCTGTTGAGCGAAAACATAGACGGAAAATCATCATTCACTCTGCAGCCGGGTGACCAAGTCATCATCTCGACAGTCAGACAAGACCCCACCAATCAGGTCGAAATAAATGGACTTGTGGGTGTGCCGGGAATGTATGGTTTCAAAGAGGGCATGCGGGTCAGCGAACTGATCAGGATGGCACAGGGTCTGGTAAAGGATAAAGAAGTATATGGACCAAGAGCCGATGTTTTGCGGATTGAGCCACTCAAGGGAACCCAGATAATTTCTTTCAATCTCGACAAAGCCTTGAATGATGACATAAGCAATAATATCGAATTGCATAAACTGGATCGAGTGTTTGTTTATTCCCCAGACCAAGTTGCGTTTCAACCTAAGCTGGTTTCATTGATAGGCTGCGTTGCTCGTCCGGGTACATACAAACGAAGCGGAGGTATGAGAGTAAGCGATGCCATCGCGGCCGGTGGTGGTGTGTTACCACAAGCCTATTTGCAGCGTGCTGATCTTTTCCGCACAAAGCCTGATAACACAACAAGCCTGATTAGAGTTGACCTGCAGGCGGCATTAAGCGGCGATACTGATGCAAATGTGGAATTGCAAGATCGAGATAAATTGACAATCTACACTCACGATGAAGTCCAATGGCAAAACCATACCGTCCGTATTGAAGGAGCTGTTCAGAAGGCAGGAACATACACAAGGTCCGAGAATATGCGGGTCAGCGACCTCATATTTTTGGCTGGGGGTCTGATGCCTGAAGCGGCTGACTCTATAGAGGTAGCACACTTGTCGCAGCTCGGTTGCAGTGTGGTCAATAAAATAAGAGTCGCTGAATTAAAACCGAACAGTAAAGCAGATATACTTTTAGGCGACCTCGACGTTGTGACCGTTCCATCCGTCAATCCATATTTGCGCGAACCAAATGTTGTCTTTATAGATGGAGAGGTAGCAAAACCCGGACCTTATGTGCTGACCGGCCCGGATGATAAGTTGACTGACTTAATTAAGAGAGCAGGCGGATTGACTCAATATGCTGATGTAAACGGTCTTCTGTTCCTGAGAAATAAAGATACATTCGAAAATGAACACCAGAACCAGGATTCGGATATTATCCTTGATAAGTCCAGACTCTTTGCCGACAAGCAGTTCCTTACCCAACTTGCTCAGATGGGTGTTAAACTGCCGGAAAACTTTATACTTTCCACCAACAAAAATTCTGATGATCTAACAAAGCCTGCAGATGTACATGGGGACTTAAAGACGCAAGACGAACTGGCTCAGGCAAGCATGTCGGCAAATGCAGAATATAATCAGAAGGCAGAAGAAGTCATACAGGCACTGGCAAAAGAAAAGCAGCCCGACCAGCTCAGTGCGATGGGAGCACCCGTTGATGAGCAAAATCTTGACAATTCGGCTGAGTATAAATCGCAAATGCCGCAGATCACAAGCGCAAGGATATCCATAGACTTGGTGAGCGCGCTTAAAGATTCAAATTCTCCCAATAACCTAGCTCTTCGGAATGGAGACAGAATACACATTCCAAAAATTACTACAGTTGTCACTGTGATAGGATCAGTACTGCATCCGCACTCATTTGCGGCAAACACTGGTCAAGGTGTCGATTATTATATAAAACGATCAGGCGGTTATGCTCAGGACGCCGCACGTGGTAATGTGGTTGTCGTACGTCCAAATGGAGACGCATTGCCTAAGGCCGATGTTAAGTCTGTGAATGCAGGCGACATTATTGTCGTTCCAAACTCAGGACTCATCGATATCGCAAAGAAATGGGAAAGAGCCGGTACGGTAACTAAAGTGATCTCTGATGTATTCAGCTCACTATACGTGCTTACCAAACTATGA
- a CDS encoding helix-turn-helix transcriptional regulator, protein MELDRSKNEPRCETQENRTVSLTKREAEVLSLVLEGKSSREAAAALVCSKRTVDFHLARIYDKLNVSNRVQAMHRATLLGLVDVRLPGKHQS, encoded by the coding sequence ATGGAGCTGGACAGGAGTAAAAACGAGCCGCGCTGCGAGACTCAGGAAAATCGAACTGTTTCCCTTACGAAGAGGGAGGCCGAGGTCCTGAGCCTGGTTTTGGAAGGGAAGTCATCCAGGGAAGCTGCTGCTGCTTTAGTATGTAGTAAAAGAACGGTCGATTTTCACTTGGCGAGGATATACGACAAGCTGAATGTCTCCAACCGTGTGCAGGCCATGCATCGCGCCACTCTGCTTGGACTGGTTGATGTCAGGCTGCCGGGCAAGCATCAATCATAG
- a CDS encoding lytic transglycosylase domain-containing protein has translation MILIIPLLILVSSAAFADEPMSVKEYLSLRKKLLTKLPLSTLRADSGSYIGKVFEIRGTVSGYSENSSGSSLIITARNNGSFIVSTDRLPSENPPLELACLVRIGDGSTHSLSDLRLVACTYDIDLKRREQATNKDEETKIVKAEAARVKATKSDKKKDKQDGKQVTYEEFVAAYKNAIKSFNKKLSEAQADKIARSVVGFGLKYQVDPRLVCAVILAESHFRIDATSRCGAQGLGQLMPGTAAGLGVNNAYDPVENIYGSVRYIRSMIDRMVGGKAWSELTWNDLAIALAAYNAGPGAVKKHGGVPPYKETQNYVRRVVSIYKQLCGVK, from the coding sequence TTGATCTTAATAATTCCTCTTTTGATTCTTGTTTCCTCAGCGGCTTTTGCCGACGAACCTATGTCGGTAAAAGAGTATTTGTCGCTGCGAAAGAAACTGCTCACCAAATTGCCATTGTCCACATTGCGCGCAGATTCCGGTTCATATATTGGCAAGGTTTTTGAGATTAGGGGTACAGTGTCCGGGTACTCAGAAAACTCAAGCGGCAGCAGTCTTATCATCACGGCACGAAATAATGGCTCATTTATAGTGAGTACGGACAGGTTGCCGTCTGAAAACCCACCTCTTGAGCTTGCATGCCTCGTGCGGATAGGCGATGGCTCGACTCACTCACTCTCGGATCTGCGGCTTGTCGCATGCACGTATGATATCGACTTGAAAAGGCGCGAGCAGGCAACAAACAAAGATGAGGAGACAAAAATTGTTAAGGCCGAAGCGGCTAGGGTCAAGGCAACAAAATCGGATAAGAAAAAGGACAAGCAAGACGGCAAGCAAGTGACGTACGAAGAATTTGTAGCTGCTTACAAGAATGCGATCAAGAGTTTCAACAAGAAACTCTCAGAAGCCCAGGCAGACAAAATTGCAAGGAGCGTGGTCGGATTCGGCTTGAAATATCAAGTGGACCCCAGACTTGTATGCGCAGTTATTCTGGCCGAGTCACATTTCAGGATCGATGCAACTTCTCGGTGCGGTGCTCAGGGTCTGGGACAACTAATGCCGGGCACAGCGGCTGGTCTTGGCGTCAATAATGCATACGACCCGGTGGAAAACATATACGGCTCTGTTCGATATATCCGAAGTATGATCGACAGGATGGTCGGCGGTAAAGCTTGGTCTGAACTTACCTGGAATGACCTTGCTATTGCACTGGCTGCCTATAATGCCGGTCCCGGCGCAGTCAAAAAGCATGGTGGAGTGCCTCCATATAAAGAGACTCAGAATTATGTGCGCAGGGTCGTTTCGATATATAAGCAGCTCTGCGGGGTAAAATGA
- a CDS encoding class II aldolase/adducin family protein translates to MDEQMVLDQLIRMSLEIAKPELDAVILGEGNTSAKISDEAFFVKGSGKYLGRSGADTFVKVDLKGALAMLDGPDLTDDQIKDALFDLRADKSNPLKPSVETTFHGYLLSLSGVNFVAHTHPTAVNMITCSVKGKEIVKSRIFPDEIVYCGIEPVWIDYVDPGLTLGRTIRTEVTKFQDKHGCNPKMIMMQNHGLIAIGKTAHECEAITAEAIKTARVLRGAMQFGGINYFTEEQVNRIYTRPDEAYRQQQFK, encoded by the coding sequence ATGGACGAACAGATGGTGCTCGATCAACTGATCCGCATGTCACTTGAAATCGCCAAACCCGAACTTGATGCAGTAATACTCGGTGAGGGAAATACGTCGGCGAAGATTAGTGACGAAGCGTTCTTTGTGAAGGGCAGCGGAAAATACCTTGGGCGCTCAGGCGCCGACACGTTTGTTAAAGTGGACCTTAAGGGAGCGCTTGCAATGCTCGACGGCCCGGACCTTACGGACGATCAGATCAAAGATGCCCTGTTCGACCTTCGCGCCGATAAATCCAATCCTCTGAAACCCTCTGTCGAGACTACTTTTCATGGATATTTGCTGAGTTTGTCCGGAGTAAACTTTGTGGCTCATACCCATCCTACCGCCGTCAACATGATTACCTGCAGCGTTAAGGGCAAGGAAATTGTAAAGAGCCGCATCTTCCCGGATGAGATAGTCTATTGCGGGATAGAGCCGGTCTGGATCGACTACGTTGACCCGGGTCTTACGCTCGGCCGCACAATCAGGACTGAGGTCACTAAGTTTCAGGACAAGCATGGCTGCAACCCCAAGATGATCATGATGCAAAACCATGGTCTCATTGCCATAGGCAAGACTGCTCATGAATGCGAAGCTATTACGGCTGAAGCGATCAAGACCGCTCGCGTATTGCGCGGCGCAATGCAGTTCGGTGGGATCAACTATTTTACTGAGGAACAGGTTAATCGGATCTACACAAGACCTGATGAAGCATACAGACAGCAGCAATTCAAATAA
- a CDS encoding NlpC/P60 family protein: MTTGVRLLLVGTLLFGLFTALIYIIKLPGSHPKVLYPGLFFIALFVVWMVLANRQPNVPLLRSTYVKRLMKFDGTRYVRGGETTSGIDSSGLARSALWQAMLIEGVREFNPELMGKDFWKFWWRDLSVEAILNGNYGYTKTIGKAAKLAGYDTSRLESGDMAVARNGIHILIYLGKDRWIEANPNEKKVIINRAPANSKRAWFNVPVTFVRWKILQEPHNN; the protein is encoded by the coding sequence ATGACGACCGGAGTAAGGCTATTGCTGGTCGGCACGTTGCTTTTCGGCTTGTTTACAGCCTTGATTTATATTATTAAGTTACCTGGCTCGCACCCCAAAGTGCTCTACCCCGGCCTTTTCTTCATAGCACTGTTTGTGGTTTGGATGGTTCTGGCAAACAGACAACCTAACGTGCCTCTGCTTCGGTCGACATATGTCAAGCGACTGATGAAATTCGACGGTACTCGCTATGTCCGGGGCGGCGAGACAACCAGCGGGATAGACAGCTCGGGTCTTGCGAGGAGCGCACTGTGGCAGGCTATGTTGATCGAGGGTGTACGTGAGTTTAACCCGGAACTGATGGGCAAGGATTTCTGGAAGTTCTGGTGGCGAGATTTGAGCGTCGAAGCAATATTGAATGGTAATTATGGCTATACAAAAACAATCGGCAAAGCAGCAAAACTTGCCGGGTATGACACTTCCAGGCTTGAATCGGGAGATATGGCTGTCGCCAGAAACGGAATTCACATCCTCATTTATCTTGGGAAGGACAGATGGATCGAAGCAAACCCGAATGAAAAGAAAGTGATTATAAATAGAGCTCCCGCAAACTCCAAGCGCGCATGGTTCAACGTTCCCGTAACTTTCGTGCGCTGGAAAATCTTGCAGGAACCCCACAATAACTGA
- a CDS encoding YdcF family protein, with the protein MHRTYFEMAIKCPKVKKALLCICVSTAMVITILVGARLWVHISTRNQVRTHIAAMPHGKIALVLGAKVHKNGKPATLLADRLNTAIRLYQAGRVDKLLMSGDNRFTHYNEPQRMRDYAVSHGVAPDDVVMDFAGRRTYDSIYRAKHIFGLSSIVIVSQRSHVERALFISKRIGIDACGVPADVKSHWNARMSFRELPACFSAVIDVYVRHPKPVMGRKERI; encoded by the coding sequence GTGCATAGAACCTATTTTGAGATGGCTATAAAATGTCCGAAAGTCAAAAAGGCCCTGCTTTGCATATGCGTGTCAACAGCGATGGTCATCACCATTTTGGTAGGCGCACGTCTGTGGGTACATATATCGACACGTAATCAAGTCCGCACACATATTGCTGCGATGCCTCACGGTAAAATTGCGCTTGTCCTTGGTGCCAAGGTCCATAAAAACGGCAAGCCTGCAACACTTTTAGCCGACCGTCTGAACACGGCCATCAGGTTGTATCAAGCAGGCAGGGTGGATAAACTGCTCATGTCCGGCGACAACCGTTTTACTCATTACAACGAACCTCAGCGAATGCGTGACTACGCAGTAAGTCACGGTGTTGCTCCTGATGATGTTGTGATGGATTTTGCGGGAAGGCGGACTTATGACTCCATCTATAGGGCAAAACATATTTTTGGGCTGAGCAGCATTGTAATAGTCAGCCAGCGCTCGCATGTAGAGAGGGCACTTTTCATATCAAAACGTATTGGTATTGATGCTTGCGGAGTGCCTGCGGATGTTAAGAGCCATTGGAATGCGCGCATGTCTTTTAGAGAATTGCCAGCCTGCTTCAGCGCGGTAATTGATGTATATGTCAGGCATCCGAAGCCTGTAATGGGAAGAAAAGAGAGAATTTGA
- a CDS encoding glycoside hydrolase family 130 protein, with product MNIRRYPENPLIKPSDVKPSLPNFEVLCAFNAGVIEHGDEIILLMRVAERPINHEPDLVLVPIIDFEEGTARQKVLSFSSKADGINLADPRIVEFPGKVYLTSISHFRIARSRDGVHFTVDEKPAIAPDQEYEAYGVEDPRITKLDDTYYVVYKGVAPTGITQCLASTKDFITWQKHGVILAPENMDGLLFPSRVRGKYALMHRPFPRFIGSPNMWIAYSEDMVHWGEHKFMLACAEGTWEGGRLGGGAVPFMTESGWLAIYHAATEGDRYCLGALLMDKDYPEKVIAKSPAPILEPEASYEVNGFKGNVVFTCGALLRGDVVTIYYGAADETMCAADLSLQEILDSLEPIK from the coding sequence ATGAACATCAGGCGATATCCCGAAAACCCGCTGATAAAGCCATCGGATGTAAAGCCGTCTTTGCCGAACTTTGAAGTCCTATGTGCGTTTAACGCAGGTGTGATCGAGCACGGCGATGAGATAATCCTTCTTATGCGCGTGGCTGAAAGACCGATAAATCACGAGCCTGACCTGGTGTTGGTCCCGATTATAGACTTCGAGGAAGGCACTGCCAGGCAGAAGGTACTTTCCTTCAGTTCAAAAGCTGACGGCATTAACCTGGCTGACCCACGTATTGTCGAGTTTCCAGGCAAAGTGTACCTCACTTCGATATCTCACTTCAGGATCGCCCGCAGTAGAGACGGTGTTCATTTTACTGTTGACGAGAAGCCCGCAATTGCTCCAGATCAAGAATACGAGGCATACGGCGTCGAGGACCCCAGGATAACAAAGCTGGACGATACTTATTACGTGGTCTATAAAGGTGTCGCACCCACTGGAATCACTCAATGCCTTGCCAGCACGAAAGATTTCATAACCTGGCAAAAGCATGGGGTAATTCTGGCTCCGGAGAATATGGACGGTTTGCTCTTTCCGTCACGGGTGCGTGGTAAGTATGCCCTGATGCACAGGCCGTTTCCCAGGTTCATCGGTTCTCCAAATATGTGGATCGCATACTCCGAAGATATGGTCCACTGGGGAGAACATAAGTTTATGCTTGCCTGCGCTGAAGGCACATGGGAGGGTGGCAGGCTCGGCGGCGGCGCAGTGCCTTTTATGACTGAAAGTGGCTGGCTGGCAATCTATCATGCGGCCACGGAGGGCGACCGCTACTGCCTGGGTGCTCTGCTGATGGACAAAGACTATCCCGAGAAGGTGATTGCAAAAAGCCCGGCTCCCATTCTGGAACCCGAAGCTTCATATGAGGTGAATGGGTTTAAGGGCAATGTTGTCTTCACATGCGGGGCTTTGCTGCGGGGCGATGTTGTGACCATTTACTATGGCGCGGCTGATGAGACTATGTGCGCAGCCGATTTAAGCCTTCAGGAAATTCTAGACAGCCTGGAGCCTATTAAGTAG